The following proteins are co-located in the Paenibacillus sp. JNUCC32 genome:
- a CDS encoding spore germination protein, which translates to MMMKNLTPGEAPQENLPASLTLFIDDMKNRFGQSGDIIYRELQLGAIPSVMVYIEGMGDPRYLIEAIHADMPLFMNLPDQRPEERMKMLQELTITMGKVGEARTFQEVEKKLLSGNTIIFMDGTATSLYVGTETLKQRGVEEASSQSVVRGPREGFTESLRENTALVRRRIQSPKLRLEERTVGEHTNTQLAVMYMEGLCDVDVLNELRRRLDGIKLDSVLESNYIEEMIQDHRYSPFPTVYNSERPDVIASAILEGRIAIFLEGTPFVLVVPALFVQLFQSSEDYYQRWDFASLVRLLRYLCFGIALLTPSLYIAITTFHQEMLPTNLLTSLIGQREGVPFPAFIEALIMEITFEILREAGIRLPKSIGQSVSIVGTLVIGQAAVEAGLVSAAMVIVVSMTAIANFALPAFNIGISVRILRFGLMGIAASFGLYGMIIGMIIIGLHLCSLQSMGVPYMTSFAPIRWRSQKDALLRLSRHSMKKYLTKSKT; encoded by the coding sequence ATGATGATGAAGAATTTAACGCCGGGCGAAGCCCCGCAAGAAAATTTGCCGGCATCCCTGACGCTATTTATTGACGATATGAAGAACCGCTTCGGACAAAGCGGAGACATTATTTACCGCGAGCTTCAACTAGGCGCCATACCCTCGGTCATGGTCTATATTGAGGGGATGGGAGATCCCCGATATCTAATCGAAGCGATTCATGCCGATATGCCGCTGTTCATGAATCTCCCCGACCAGCGTCCGGAAGAACGCATGAAAATGCTGCAGGAACTGACGATCACGATGGGAAAAGTAGGAGAAGCCCGGACCTTTCAAGAGGTTGAAAAGAAATTGCTCTCCGGCAATACGATCATTTTCATGGATGGAACCGCCACCTCCCTGTATGTGGGAACGGAAACGCTGAAACAGCGTGGAGTGGAGGAAGCCAGCTCGCAATCCGTGGTAAGAGGTCCGAGGGAAGGCTTTACCGAGTCGCTTCGAGAGAATACGGCTTTGGTCCGGCGGAGAATTCAAAGCCCTAAACTGCGCTTGGAAGAGAGAACGGTGGGCGAGCACACAAATACGCAGCTGGCCGTGATGTACATGGAAGGATTATGCGATGTCGATGTACTGAACGAGCTGCGCAGAAGACTGGATGGAATCAAGCTGGACAGCGTCCTGGAGAGCAATTATATCGAGGAGATGATTCAGGATCATCGCTACAGCCCTTTTCCTACGGTATATAATTCAGAACGGCCCGACGTCATTGCGTCTGCCATTTTGGAAGGGCGCATTGCTATTTTCTTAGAAGGAACGCCCTTTGTTCTGGTGGTTCCCGCCCTGTTCGTCCAGCTGTTTCAATCGAGCGAGGATTATTACCAGCGGTGGGATTTTGCCAGCTTGGTTCGACTGCTTCGATACTTATGCTTCGGAATAGCTCTCCTTACTCCCTCCCTGTATATTGCGATTACCACGTTCCACCAGGAAATGCTGCCGACCAACCTGTTGACCAGCTTAATCGGACAGCGGGAAGGGGTTCCCTTCCCTGCATTCATCGAAGCGCTGATCATGGAGATTACGTTCGAGATTCTGCGCGAGGCGGGCATTCGGCTGCCTAAATCGATCGGCCAATCCGTCTCCATCGTTGGTACGCTGGTCATCGGGCAAGCCGCCGTGGAAGCGGGTCTCGTATCGGCCGCGATGGTGATCGTTGTGTCCATGACGGCGATTGCGAATTTTGCCCTGCCGGCTTTCAATATCGGAATCTCGGTTCGGATCTTGCGATTCGGGCTCATGGGAATCGCTGCGTCATTCGGATTGTACGGGATGATCATCGGCATGATCATCATCGGCCTCCACCTATGCAGCCTCCAGTCCATGGGGGTTCCGTATATGACCTCATTCGCCCCCATAAGATGGCGGAGCCAGAAGGATGCCTTGTTGCGATTGTCCCGCCACAGCATGAAAAAATACTTGACCAAATCCAAGACATAA
- a CDS encoding ABC transporter substrate-binding protein, whose product MKKKSKHRLSVILSTILASTLVLSGCGKSESETSAGGNGGSGQTDKQVTVKYYNWDNEAQQAGTDAMLQEFMDQNPNIKVEHVVLVPGDSVEMLKKLDFLISSGEAIDVIQFPSLGGVLERASRGALAPLNEFYEQESLVPEDEYFVNAKLEDKYYGMQYTKSTNYVMLNKDALDEAGLEVPKFGWTWDDYRDYSKKLTKGEGVDKRYGSYFHTWELYMNAPAQTMMKDPFVYEDGTTILADPTYKYFFQLRKDMEETDKSAKPYSDVLAAKLNYRTEFFNEEAAMILTGNFTVADPGNTEQYPHDFKTAFAPVPVPPAGSEPKEYEGKYFTSGNMLALGANSTNKEASFKLMRFMTTADSDSRLEFSGYKKANNEELLTKLVAGKEDKYDMESLKYTLFSDEIQYLDAAKVMMTDTSELTKIINDGFAKFMLSNEPIDEVQQWMVDEATKIINEKGVVK is encoded by the coding sequence ATGAAGAAAAAAAGCAAACACAGATTATCCGTCATTCTTAGCACGATCCTGGCGAGCACCCTGGTATTAAGCGGCTGCGGGAAATCCGAGTCGGAAACGAGTGCCGGCGGGAACGGTGGAAGCGGTCAGACGGACAAGCAGGTTACCGTCAAGTATTACAACTGGGATAATGAAGCTCAACAGGCGGGTACGGACGCCATGCTCCAGGAATTTATGGATCAGAATCCGAATATCAAGGTCGAGCATGTGGTTCTGGTTCCCGGCGATTCCGTGGAAATGTTGAAAAAGTTGGATTTCCTGATCTCATCCGGTGAAGCGATCGATGTTATTCAGTTCCCAAGCTTGGGCGGAGTTCTCGAACGGGCCTCACGTGGAGCCCTTGCTCCCCTGAACGAGTTCTATGAGCAGGAAAGTCTCGTTCCGGAAGACGAATACTTTGTCAATGCCAAGCTAGAGGACAAGTATTATGGCATGCAGTACACCAAGAGCACAAACTATGTGATGCTCAACAAGGATGCCCTGGATGAAGCGGGACTTGAGGTTCCGAAATTCGGCTGGACGTGGGATGATTACCGCGACTATTCCAAAAAGCTGACCAAGGGCGAAGGCGTTGACAAGCGTTACGGTTCTTACTTCCATACATGGGAGCTTTATATGAACGCTCCGGCGCAAACCATGATGAAGGATCCGTTCGTATATGAGGACGGAACGACCATTCTGGCAGATCCGACCTACAAATACTTCTTCCAGCTCCGCAAAGATATGGAGGAGACGGATAAGTCGGCCAAACCTTACAGTGACGTGCTTGCCGCGAAGCTGAACTACCGTACTGAATTTTTCAATGAAGAAGCTGCTATGATTCTTACAGGTAACTTTACGGTAGCGGATCCGGGCAATACCGAGCAATATCCGCATGATTTCAAAACAGCTTTCGCTCCTGTACCTGTGCCTCCTGCGGGATCGGAACCTAAAGAGTATGAAGGAAAATACTTCACCAGCGGCAATATGCTGGCGCTGGGTGCCAATTCCACCAACAAGGAAGCATCCTTCAAGCTTATGAGATTCATGACAACAGCCGATTCGGACAGCAGACTCGAGTTCTCTGGCTACAAGAAAGCGAATAACGAAGAATTGTTGACAAAGCTGGTTGCCGGTAAAGAGGATAAGTACGATATGGAGTCGTTGAAATATACGCTGTTTAGCGATGAAATCCAGTATCTGGATGCAGCCAAAGTCATGATGACGGATACATCGGAATTGACCAAGATCATTAATGACGGCTTTGCGAAATTCATGCTCAGCAACGAGCCGATTGATGAGGTTCAACAATGGATGGTCGATGAAGCCACCAAAATCATTAACGAAAAAGGCGTTGTCAAGTAA
- a CDS encoding glycoside hydrolase family 35 protein, which produces MGMLTWENGQYLLDGQPYRIISGAIHYFRVVPEYWEDRLLKLKACGFNTVETYIAWNVHEPQEGEYNFSGMADVASFIELAGKLGLHVIVRPSPFICAEWEFGGLPGWLLGYGEMRLRCSDPLYLSKVDHYYDELIPQLVPLLSTHGGPILAVQVENEYGSYGNDHAYLEYLREGLVRRGVDVLLFTSDGPTDEMLLGGTLSDVHATVNFGSRVEESFRKYREYRTEEPLMVMEFWNGWFDHWMEDHHVRDAADVAGVLDEMLEKGSSMNMYMFHGGTNFGFYSGANHIQAYEPTTTSYDYDAPLTEWGDKTEKYEAVRRVLSKHGFAPGCAFPEPVPKAAYGKVALSETAGLFTESNLQHLSEPIKSVCIQPMEKCGQSYGFIMYSTFIQGPRHGQQLHIQEVRDRAQVFLDGRPLGVVERWNSRPLDITVPADGARLDILVENMGRINYGPLIRDPKGITEGVRIDNQFLYDWTIRTLPLEPEKLSSLSYTPVTQEGQARQEEPSLPEWGDAGLPGFYRGCFEVEEIADTFLRFDGWTKGVAWINGFNLGRYWKAGPQKALYIPGPLLRKGENELVLFELHGSPECCEAELSDQPDLGQTAAVDEAVLNFVQDGEDK; this is translated from the coding sequence ATGGGAATGCTGACATGGGAGAACGGACAATACTTGTTGGACGGACAGCCGTACCGGATCATATCGGGAGCGATTCACTATTTTCGTGTCGTCCCTGAATATTGGGAGGACAGGCTATTAAAATTAAAGGCCTGCGGCTTTAATACCGTTGAAACTTATATCGCATGGAATGTGCACGAACCCCAGGAGGGGGAATATAACTTTAGCGGTATGGCGGACGTCGCATCGTTTATCGAATTGGCCGGGAAACTGGGCCTGCACGTCATCGTCAGACCCAGCCCGTTCATCTGTGCGGAATGGGAATTTGGTGGGTTGCCGGGCTGGCTGCTTGGTTATGGAGAGATGCGGCTTCGCTGCAGCGACCCGCTCTATTTGAGCAAGGTGGATCATTATTACGATGAGCTGATCCCCCAATTGGTTCCGCTGCTATCCACGCACGGGGGGCCGATTCTGGCTGTTCAGGTTGAAAATGAATACGGCAGTTACGGCAACGATCACGCTTATCTGGAGTATTTGCGCGAAGGACTGGTGCGGCGCGGCGTCGATGTGCTTCTCTTTACTTCCGACGGGCCAACCGACGAAATGCTGCTCGGCGGGACGCTTAGCGATGTGCACGCAACTGTGAATTTTGGTTCCCGGGTTGAAGAATCCTTCCGCAAATACCGGGAATATCGTACGGAAGAGCCGCTGATGGTGATGGAGTTTTGGAACGGCTGGTTTGATCACTGGATGGAGGACCATCACGTGCGGGATGCCGCGGATGTCGCCGGCGTACTGGATGAAATGCTGGAGAAGGGCTCCTCGATGAATATGTACATGTTCCATGGGGGAACCAATTTCGGCTTTTACAGTGGAGCGAATCACATCCAGGCCTATGAGCCTACGACGACAAGCTACGATTATGATGCCCCTTTGACGGAATGGGGGGATAAAACGGAGAAATACGAGGCGGTCCGGAGGGTGCTCAGCAAGCATGGGTTTGCGCCGGGTTGTGCCTTCCCCGAGCCCGTTCCAAAAGCAGCCTACGGTAAGGTTGCGCTGTCTGAAACGGCCGGGCTGTTTACGGAATCCAATCTCCAGCATTTATCAGAGCCGATAAAAAGCGTATGCATTCAGCCGATGGAAAAATGCGGACAGTCCTATGGTTTTATCATGTACAGCACATTTATCCAGGGACCGCGGCACGGACAGCAGCTGCATATTCAGGAGGTTCGTGATCGCGCCCAGGTATTCCTGGACGGTCGTCCGCTTGGGGTCGTCGAACGCTGGAATTCAAGGCCGCTGGATATTACCGTACCCGCAGACGGAGCGAGGCTGGATATTCTCGTCGAGAATATGGGCCGGATCAATTATGGGCCGCTGATTCGCGATCCCAAGGGAATCACGGAAGGCGTGAGAATCGATAACCAGTTCTTGTACGACTGGACGATCCGGACCCTGCCGCTCGAGCCGGAGAAACTGTCATCGCTCTCGTATACGCCGGTTACGCAGGAAGGGCAGGCGCGGCAAGAAGAACCGTCCCTTCCGGAGTGGGGCGACGCGGGTCTGCCAGGGTTTTACCGTGGATGCTTCGAGGTGGAGGAGATCGCAGATACGTTTCTTCGCTTTGATGGCTGGACGAAGGGCGTCGCCTGGATCAATGGCTTTAATCTCGGCCGGTACTGGAAGGCGGGACCGCAGAAGGCACTATATATTCCCGGACCTTTACTGCGCAAAGGGGAAAACGAGCTGGTTCTTTTTGAACTGCACGGCAGTCCCGAATGCTGCGAAGCAGAACTGTCAGATCAACCGGACCTTGGACAGACCGCGGCAGTGGACGAAGCTGTGCTTAATTTCGTTCAGGACGGAGAAGACAAGTAG
- a CDS encoding alpha-L-fucosidase has translation MSTSRKLKDQLVVPSLEQLAWQDLELGMFCHFGINTFCNQEWGEGKDAPSLFNPDRLDAKQWVRSAKEAGFRYFILTAKHHDGFCLWPTATTDYSVASSPWREGQGDVVKECADACREEGIGFGIYVSPWDRHESSYGDPQQYDDFYCRQLEELLSGYGPLVEIWFDGAGSEGREYDWPRIMELVKRYQPRAMVFNMGAPTIRWVGNEDGVAPYPCWNTADSSRGSMFSEESLKWLPETPGWVPAECDVPIRKDRWFWHPDEEHLLLSVDQLMDIYYRSVGHGATLLLNVAPDHRGLFPEADVKRLQAFGREIERRFGHALAESSGSGEVVELSLPSACVIDHVVVMEDIAHGERVSQYVLEAFIDGEWLELTRGSAIGHKKIDAFAPVSALKVRLRVLKSAASPRIKNIAVYYCGQ, from the coding sequence ATGTCCACATCAAGAAAGCTTAAGGACCAGCTTGTTGTTCCTTCGCTGGAGCAGCTAGCTTGGCAGGACCTGGAGCTCGGGATGTTCTGTCATTTCGGTATCAATACGTTCTGCAACCAGGAATGGGGGGAAGGCAAGGATGCTCCGTCTTTGTTTAATCCGGACCGACTGGATGCCAAACAGTGGGTCCGATCCGCGAAGGAAGCCGGATTCCGTTATTTCATATTGACGGCCAAGCACCATGACGGCTTTTGCCTGTGGCCGACAGCGACGACGGACTACTCCGTAGCCTCGAGTCCGTGGAGGGAAGGTCAGGGCGATGTCGTTAAAGAATGCGCGGATGCATGCCGGGAAGAGGGCATCGGCTTCGGTATTTATGTATCCCCTTGGGACAGGCACGAGTCGAGTTATGGCGACCCGCAACAGTATGATGACTTTTACTGCAGACAATTGGAAGAATTGTTATCAGGCTATGGCCCGTTAGTGGAAATTTGGTTTGACGGCGCGGGGTCGGAAGGCCGCGAATATGACTGGCCTCGAATCATGGAACTGGTCAAACGATATCAGCCCCGTGCCATGGTCTTTAACATGGGGGCTCCCACGATTCGTTGGGTCGGCAATGAGGATGGGGTGGCGCCGTATCCTTGCTGGAACACGGCCGATTCATCGCGGGGCAGCATGTTCAGTGAGGAATCGTTGAAATGGCTGCCCGAGACGCCGGGCTGGGTGCCCGCGGAATGCGATGTTCCGATTCGAAAAGACCGCTGGTTCTGGCATCCGGACGAAGAACACTTGCTGTTGTCCGTGGATCAGTTAATGGATATCTACTATCGATCGGTTGGACATGGGGCAACCCTGCTGCTCAATGTCGCTCCGGACCATAGAGGGCTGTTTCCGGAAGCCGATGTAAAACGGCTTCAGGCATTTGGCAGAGAGATTGAGCGTCGGTTTGGTCATGCCCTGGCTGAAAGCTCGGGATCGGGCGAGGTCGTTGAATTGTCTCTTCCTAGCGCATGCGTGATCGATCATGTCGTTGTTATGGAGGACATTGCTCACGGGGAACGGGTAAGTCAATATGTGCTGGAGGCCTTCATCGATGGAGAGTGGCTTGAGCTTACACGCGGCAGCGCGATCGGACACAAGAAGATAGATGCCTTCGCTCCGGTATCTGCCTTGAAGGTGCGTTTACGGGTACTGAAATCGGCGGCAAGCCCGAGAATCAAAAACATCGCGGTTTATTATTGCGGGCAATAA
- a CDS encoding carbohydrate ABC transporter permease, protein MQLLRKNASKVVVTFIMGALSIVFLVPLIWMISAAFKYEKDVMRFPIQWIPEKVNLAYNFKMVWMGRVPFYDFYFNSFKIAIITTLITLIISSMAGYALTKIRFKGRNLVFMALLSFMIIPDQATLIPRFLLIRWFGLYNTHEAIIFMSMFSIYFTFLLRQFMNGISDEYLEAARIDGAGHLRTFASIMVPLCKPVLATVAIIKFIWTWNDYQNPLIFLLDKDLYTIPLGMTLFRDDYTNNYAIMMMASVSAIIPLVIVFIALQKQVINGIALGGVKG, encoded by the coding sequence ATGCAGCTGCTTCGAAAAAACGCGTCCAAAGTGGTAGTCACCTTTATCATGGGGGCATTGTCCATTGTGTTTCTCGTTCCGCTCATCTGGATGATTTCCGCGGCTTTTAAATATGAGAAGGATGTTATGCGATTCCCGATTCAATGGATACCGGAAAAGGTGAATCTGGCGTACAATTTCAAGATGGTCTGGATGGGAAGAGTTCCCTTCTATGATTTCTATTTCAATTCTTTTAAAATAGCGATTATTACGACCCTAATCACGCTGATTATCTCATCCATGGCAGGTTATGCGCTGACGAAGATACGATTCAAGGGACGGAATCTTGTTTTTATGGCCTTGCTCTCGTTCATGATCATTCCGGATCAGGCGACGCTCATTCCGCGGTTTCTGCTCATTCGCTGGTTTGGACTCTACAATACGCATGAGGCCATCATCTTCATGAGCATGTTCTCGATTTACTTTACGTTCCTGCTGCGCCAATTTATGAACGGGATCAGCGATGAATACTTGGAAGCGGCGAGAATTGACGGAGCGGGTCATCTGCGGACATTTGCTTCCATTATGGTTCCGCTGTGCAAGCCTGTGCTGGCTACGGTGGCGATTATTAAATTCATATGGACCTGGAACGATTACCAGAATCCGCTCATCTTCTTGCTGGACAAGGACTTATACACGATTCCGCTGGGGATGACGCTGTTCCGTGATGACTACACCAACAACTATGCCATTATGATGATGGCGTCAGTCTCGGCAATCATTCCGCTGGTCATTGTGTTCATCGCATTGCAAAAGCAGGTTATAAACGGCATTGCTTTGGGCGGGGTAAAAGGTTGA
- a CDS encoding GerAB/ArcD/ProY family transporter — MIKYKDIAPRQFYILAFGLTIGTSILVTPSGLAHTAREDAWMASLFSLLINLLMVVLYIAIARLYPGQSIFEIHEKVLGKLLGKLFSLIYLFYFLILTGTLLGNLGFFLSSEMMPETPIEAIQILFLIAAVMCARMGIILLARVGELMFPWIVFLFMVLVLSLMPQIDWNHIKPMLEEGWMPVAKAGFHSSMFQELIVLMVFLPLVKGEKEGERALMRGAASGGLVLSITVLLSVLILGIEQTENSTFPAYALAKTINLGNFFQRVEGILITLWILTFFIKISLLYLSILQGMKTVFGLKDQNSLIYPLSVLFVIVAWNTYINTVYVADIIQNVWSSYALLHLIVIPIVLYLIGITRTKILSLK, encoded by the coding sequence GTGATCAAATACAAGGATATCGCACCGCGGCAATTTTATATACTGGCATTCGGTTTGACCATCGGTACCTCGATCCTGGTTACGCCTTCCGGATTAGCGCATACCGCCCGGGAAGATGCGTGGATGGCCTCTCTCTTCAGTTTGCTCATTAACCTCCTCATGGTCGTGCTGTATATAGCCATTGCGCGTCTCTATCCCGGCCAATCGATCTTCGAGATCCACGAAAAGGTGCTGGGAAAGCTGCTGGGCAAACTCTTCTCGCTGATCTATTTGTTTTATTTTTTGATTCTTACAGGTACTTTGCTTGGCAACCTGGGCTTTTTTCTGAGCAGTGAAATGATGCCGGAGACCCCGATCGAGGCCATTCAAATCTTGTTCTTAATAGCGGCCGTCATGTGCGCCAGAATGGGCATCATTCTGTTGGCCCGCGTCGGTGAATTGATGTTTCCGTGGATCGTATTTCTGTTTATGGTTCTTGTCCTCTCGCTTATGCCCCAGATCGATTGGAACCATATCAAGCCGATGCTGGAGGAAGGCTGGATGCCCGTGGCTAAGGCCGGTTTCCATTCTTCCATGTTCCAGGAGCTGATTGTGTTAATGGTATTCCTGCCCTTGGTCAAAGGAGAGAAGGAAGGGGAGAGGGCATTGATGCGGGGAGCCGCTTCAGGCGGGCTCGTCCTTAGCATTACCGTCCTGCTCAGCGTGCTAATTTTGGGGATTGAACAGACGGAGAACAGCACGTTTCCGGCATATGCACTTGCGAAGACGATTAATTTAGGAAACTTCTTTCAACGTGTCGAAGGCATATTGATTACGCTGTGGATCCTGACTTTTTTTATCAAGATTTCTCTCCTGTATCTTTCGATTCTTCAAGGCATGAAAACCGTGTTCGGTCTGAAGGACCAGAATTCGTTAATCTATCCGTTGTCCGTGCTGTTTGTCATCGTGGCCTGGAATACATACATCAACACCGTTTATGTCGCCGATATCATTCAGAACGTATGGTCAAGCTATGCGCTCCTCCACTTGATCGTGATTCCCATCGTCCTCTATCTGATCGGGATAACGCGAACGAAAATCCTCAGCTTGAAATGA
- a CDS encoding carbohydrate ABC transporter permease — protein MEAVQQPVPKSRRKFWTPKRKEALIGWLFLAPEIVGMLLLNVFALGFSLYLSLSDWDMLSGVQGIEFTGFDNYIKMFHDPTIIQAIKNNLIYMVLTVPIPIAIALVLSVLIHNSVFFKSYFKVAFFIPYISSIIAVAAVWSALFHPSLGPINQFLMDLGISNPPKWLVDPKTSLLAISIISSWAGLGYTIIIYMAGLTNISNEIYEAADIDGAGAIKKFFAITVPMLRPTTFFLLITMLIGSFKVFDIIAFLTEGGPNNSSTVLVFRIYEEGFQYYNMGYASAISWLLFAIIGLITALTWKMRNEE, from the coding sequence ATGGAGGCTGTACAACAACCAGTGCCGAAGAGCCGGCGGAAGTTTTGGACTCCCAAGCGGAAAGAGGCTTTGATCGGGTGGCTGTTTCTGGCCCCGGAAATCGTCGGGATGCTGCTACTAAACGTGTTTGCTCTTGGATTTTCTTTGTATTTGAGTTTATCCGATTGGGATATGCTGTCGGGTGTCCAGGGGATCGAGTTTACCGGATTTGATAACTACATCAAGATGTTCCATGATCCGACCATTATTCAAGCGATAAAAAACAATTTGATCTATATGGTTCTTACGGTGCCGATCCCGATTGCCATCGCTCTTGTGCTTTCGGTTTTGATTCATAACAGCGTGTTCTTCAAGAGTTACTTTAAAGTCGCGTTTTTCATTCCTTATATCTCTTCGATTATCGCAGTTGCTGCGGTATGGAGCGCATTATTCCACCCATCGCTGGGTCCTATCAACCAGTTTCTGATGGATCTCGGGATCAGCAATCCGCCGAAATGGCTGGTCGATCCGAAAACGTCGCTCTTGGCGATTTCGATTATCAGTTCCTGGGCGGGCTTGGGCTACACGATCATTATCTATATGGCCGGGCTTACGAACATTTCGAATGAAATTTATGAAGCGGCGGATATTGACGGTGCCGGTGCAATTAAAAAGTTTTTTGCGATTACGGTTCCGATGCTCCGTCCGACAACCTTCTTCCTGTTAATTACGATGTTGATCGGCTCGTTTAAAGTGTTTGACATCATCGCCTTTTTAACGGAAGGCGGCCCGAACAATTCTTCTACCGTGCTTGTATTCCGCATCTATGAGGAAGGCTTTCAATATTACAATATGGGATACGCTTCGGCCATTTCCTGGCTGCTGTTCGCGATTATCGGCCTGATTACCGCGCTCACCTGGAAAATGAGAAATGAAGAATAA
- a CDS encoding Ger(x)C family spore germination protein: MLERKILSVLLILCLTFTPGCWSRKELNELAVVMALGIDTHENGYAISAQVLNSAEAGSKKGGSMGSLPAVTYKSVGKTIPDALQRMLSMAPRMPYLSHVRVLVFGEDLARSGVSDVLDYISRNHQLRTDFFMLVAKNGKAAEILEVVTPFEYVPANSLYSSILISEKKWAATGKVTLQQFVTELKRSGSDPVLSGVQLSGSLAEGQSMENVKQINPSTLLQHTGLGVFKGDRLVGWLGEPPSKAVNYVLNRVDTTTGFIACPDDGIVGFAVNRADTTLDVKLNADGTPAFSAELEIEADVNAVQCAIAISQPAVIDELEKDIEDKYNANIRKHIGLVQQRYGADVFGFGEVLHRKYPDVWKKYRDHWGESFKTMSIRVDTDVAIRRVGSIIQPLNQKVDEP; this comes from the coding sequence GTGTTGGAAAGAAAAATACTTTCAGTCCTGCTCATATTATGCTTGACCTTCACCCCTGGATGCTGGAGCAGAAAAGAACTGAATGAGCTGGCCGTCGTCATGGCGCTTGGCATCGACACCCATGAGAATGGGTATGCCATTTCTGCTCAGGTGCTTAACTCCGCCGAGGCCGGCTCCAAAAAAGGCGGATCGATGGGCAGTCTTCCGGCCGTAACCTATAAGTCCGTCGGCAAAACCATACCCGACGCCCTGCAGCGCATGTTGAGCATGGCCCCCCGGATGCCGTATCTGTCCCACGTTCGCGTGTTGGTATTCGGTGAAGATCTGGCCAGGTCAGGGGTCAGCGATGTCCTCGATTATATCTCCCGGAATCATCAGCTTCGAACGGACTTCTTTATGCTCGTCGCCAAGAATGGAAAAGCTGCGGAGATTCTGGAGGTCGTTACGCCATTCGAATATGTTCCGGCGAATTCGCTCTATTCCTCCATTCTGATCTCGGAAAAAAAATGGGCGGCGACGGGGAAAGTCACTTTGCAGCAGTTCGTGACGGAGCTAAAGCGCAGCGGGTCAGACCCGGTATTATCCGGAGTCCAATTAAGCGGCAGTTTAGCTGAAGGCCAGTCCATGGAGAACGTGAAGCAAATCAATCCTTCCACGCTTCTTCAGCACACGGGGCTCGGCGTGTTCAAGGGGGACCGGTTGGTCGGATGGCTGGGGGAACCTCCCAGCAAGGCCGTCAATTATGTCCTGAATAGAGTCGACACCACGACGGGATTCATTGCATGTCCGGACGATGGTATTGTCGGATTCGCCGTGAACCGGGCGGACACAACGCTGGACGTTAAGCTCAATGCGGATGGAACCCCCGCTTTTTCCGCCGAATTGGAGATCGAGGCCGACGTGAATGCCGTTCAATGCGCGATTGCTATCAGTCAACCTGCCGTCATCGACGAATTGGAGAAGGACATCGAGGATAAATATAATGCTAATATTCGGAAGCACATCGGGCTGGTCCAGCAGCGTTATGGAGCCGACGTTTTTGGATTCGGCGAGGTTCTGCACCGAAAATATCCGGACGTTTGGAAAAAATACCGGGATCATTGGGGCGAAAGCTTTAAAACGATGAGTATCCGGGTGGACACCGATGTAGCGATCCGCCGGGTCGGATCCATCATACAACCCTTAAACCAAAAGGTGGATGAGCCGTGA